One window of the Acinetobacter equi genome contains the following:
- a CDS encoding ABC transporter substrate-binding protein produces MKGKNTVISALVSGLLLAGCAKQENSVATATDVKKTVSVGSDLTFPPYEFLKDGVPSGVSVEIMEKIAELDGSYKPDWVDTRWANLIPGLKGEKFDVLFSSMYITKERLEQIDMIPYYKTDISLLVRQDSELTPKGPEDLCGQVVGAMKGTAFAAQVQEISKERCVAEGKKAITIREFETSPQTTQALLARAVDIQYDDAAVMNAAVKNLPDKVKITSTEAFFPTVGGIGIRKGDTETYKLIEEGLNKLKASGDFEKILNAYGLQAPTKEDIAAVMDK; encoded by the coding sequence ATGAAAGGAAAAAATACTGTAATCAGTGCTTTGGTCAGCGGATTATTATTAGCTGGATGTGCTAAACAGGAAAACTCTGTTGCAACAGCTACAGATGTAAAAAAGACAGTCAGTGTTGGCTCTGATTTAACTTTCCCACCTTATGAATTTTTAAAAGATGGTGTGCCAAGCGGTGTTAGTGTTGAGATTATGGAAAAAATTGCAGAACTTGATGGAAGCTATAAACCTGACTGGGTTGATACACGTTGGGCAAACTTGATTCCAGGTTTAAAAGGTGAAAAATTCGATGTGTTGTTTTCATCAATGTACATCACCAAAGAACGCCTTGAGCAAATTGATATGATTCCATATTACAAAACGGATATTTCATTGCTGGTACGTCAAGACTCAGAACTTACTCCAAAAGGTCCTGAGGATTTATGTGGTCAAGTTGTCGGTGCGATGAAAGGCACAGCATTTGCAGCCCAAGTACAAGAAATTTCAAAAGAACGTTGTGTAGCGGAAGGTAAAAAAGCCATTACGATTCGTGAATTTGAAACATCACCACAAACTACACAAGCCTTATTAGCTCGTGCTGTAGACATTCAGTATGATGATGCTGCTGTCATGAATGCTGCTGTGAAAAACTTACCAGATAAAGTCAAAATCACATCAACTGAAGCATTCTTTCCAACAGTGGGGGGGATTGGTATTCGTAAGGGAGATACTGAGACTTATAAGTTGATTGAAGAGGGCTTAAATAAATTAAAAGCATCGGGTGATTTTGAAAAAATCTTAAACGCATATGGCTTACAAGCACCAACAAAAGAAGATATTGCCGCAGTAATGGACAAATAA
- a CDS encoding amino acid ABC transporter ATP-binding protein, translating to MNVERPGEYALEALNIHKSYGTQEVLKGIDLKVKWGEVISIIGPSGSGKTTFIRTLNGLEALNQGTVNLLGQPFLKDQELTDESTDYKKQIVNIGMVFQSFNLFPHKTILENVMLAPMYHNMGTVLDSKITALAMLEKVGMKQHANKYPHQLSGGQQQRVAIARALAMQPSIILFDEPTSALDPELVNEVLKVIEELASEGLTMIIVTHEMHFAFKVSDRVVFMEGGHIVLNDHPDALKQAGNERLDKFMARAA from the coding sequence ATTAATGTTGAGCGCCCGGGTGAATATGCACTTGAAGCTTTAAATATTCACAAGTCTTATGGTACACAAGAAGTTCTAAAAGGAATCGATTTAAAAGTAAAATGGGGAGAGGTGATTTCTATTATTGGACCTTCAGGTTCAGGAAAAACAACGTTTATTCGTACTCTAAATGGTCTTGAAGCATTAAATCAAGGTACTGTGAATTTGCTAGGTCAACCATTTTTAAAAGATCAGGAATTAACAGACGAATCAACGGATTATAAAAAACAAATTGTGAATATTGGTATGGTGTTTCAAAGCTTTAACTTGTTCCCACATAAAACCATTTTAGAAAATGTTATGTTGGCACCGATGTACCACAATATGGGAACGGTTTTAGATAGCAAAATCACAGCACTAGCAATGCTAGAAAAAGTGGGAATGAAGCAACATGCCAATAAATATCCACATCAATTATCTGGTGGGCAACAACAACGTGTTGCGATTGCTCGAGCATTGGCAATGCAACCTTCTATTATTTTGTTTGATGAACCCACCTCGGCGCTTGATCCAGAATTAGTTAATGAAGTTTTAAAAGTTATCGAAGAGTTGGCAAGTGAAGGCTTAACTATGATTATTGTGACGCATGAAATGCATTTTGCTTTTAAAGTTTCAGATCGTGTCGTCTTTATGGAAGGTGGACACATTGTTTTAAATGATCATCCTGATGCATTAAAACAAGCAGGTAATGAACGATTAGATAAATTTATGGCCAGAGCAGCTTAA